ttttttgaaacagaaatatctATTTCCATTATTTAATCACTCTTTAAATTCATTAAGACTAAAATTATAAATCGCTCATGCATATGAAACTGAAGcaatcaatacatttaattaaaaaaaatatatcaattatttatatcaCTGAGAAAATTCATTGGTATCACTTTATTTTCTATAACACTGTTCATGAAAcgttttcaacatatttatcaCCGCATAAATCAGAAATTGCAATTTCTATCAAATCCTACAatggtttttcatttaaaatcttttttaaagatatattaagCAACATTGAAAACACcacataaaaatcatttttgaaatcgcgatattaaaatgtaatcatgGGTCTTTTGTACAAATTCACTGATGTATGGGTTCCTTTTAAtggaattgttttgcttttcaAGCTGTTTTCTAACTTCACCTTCTCCCCCTATACCTGGTTGGGAGTTATCtcacaatttaaacaatcattggTCTTTTCATTACCACATACTTTTTCCACTCGTTTTGTCACTTTTCCCCCATTCTTTGAACATTGATTCAATCGTTATAAGACTATATGATTGTTTAGTTTTAAACTGACTTTGGCGTATGACTGTCTTTGTATGCTCGAATTGTAACTACGAGGAGTCAGTACTGTTTGGCTAGATTTATATATTGGTGGGCGATATCTCTGTGGTCGTTGAGTACTCGAAGTTTTACTTATCagttgatattttactgttatACTCTGTTGTCTTCAAGTTGATGCTAATTCTGATGCAGCTGATATATTTAATTGAGCACTCGGGGAGGTGCAAGGTTGGGCTCCCGTTTACATGTGTACTCTCCCGGAACACTACTTAGTTTTCATTACTTACTTGAAGTTCATCGTTTATTAACCATAGGTAAAATAAACTAATTGTGCCTTATACCATTCGACATCCTAACTCGGTTAAAATAGAAGAACTTATGAAAAGTAACGATAGGTCCAAATTAATTAAGTTGGCATTGTTCTGTAACACTATTTTACTGTAATTCATATAACTCATTCTCCATACTCCGATTTGCTACAATGAACGGCTGGAATATACAATACCATTCAAAGTTGTCTGAAACAtcataatattatgtttactgtattgtaaaaaaattgaTGGTGTTTTAGTATGGTTGTTAACTGTTTATTTCGTGCTAATCaaaaagttaataaatgtttcatttttattttgtgatatcacatatatatcacatataacatgccatgatgaaaataaaattttaacgAAGTTTACTTATAACGATTTGTCAATATATAGTTGTgtgatgtttgttgtttttcgttGTGTTCACTGCTTTGCATTTGTCCTTGtgttctttaaaaatgattgtGATTCCATTATGGGCTACTCGCCCTGACCTTCccattgtttaattgtataagatattttgtttcaaacatatgaTTTAATATTGCAGTATGTACCGGCTAGCTGCACGACTGGCATTAACAATGTTCGACTGTGCAACACGGACGGGAAAATGTCTGGTAGGGTGGAGGTTTTTGTGGACGGAGAATGGGGCACAGTTTGCGACGACTCTTGGGACAACCTTGACGCAACAGTCGTCTGCAAGATGCTCGGATATAAGTCAGTGAACTCTATTTGTTACGTTTTGATTCAATACTTTtcaaacagtttcaaataatgTTCTTTATAAATCGAATAAGATTATTTTGATTAATCAATTCCTTTGCCACTGTATCATTTTGTGTATATCCTTTCTTTAAAGGGACAcgctcatgttttgtataaTACACTTTTGTACGACGAAATAACGCGTGGCAAATcgttaggagtgttaaaactatgATACTGAATGCatgaacccttcaacaaatgtttgtataaaatctgaaaaaaagacTTTTGATTTTgtccacgattttgaatagCATTAGTTacgcgattcaacaaaaggcttaaaggttaaattattatttaaatgtatgagtCCATGTAGTCGTGCGGTTTTGGTGAcagttttcttatttgtttagACTGTAGAGGTATTGGTTCGCTCACCACTAAAACCtggtttttatatacattaattgtattttttctgcaatttcgataccaaagagtaaaatagttataaCATTAGTGTTTTCGGATGTATTTCCGTCAACAAATTTTCCAAACACATCAGCCTGTCGCTTGAGAGGTAATGGTTAATAACACTTATGTTACAGCACTGGTGTGGTCCGCTTAGAAGCTTTTTTCGGCCAGGGAAACGGCAGTATCCTGCTTGATGACGTTGACTGTGGGGGATTCGAGGACTCAATCTTTCAATGTCCCCACCCCGGGATCGGCATTCAGAACTGCCAACATAGTGAAGATGCAGGTGTCGAGTGTAGCTAAAACTGACCTGTCGAAATGTTGATTACAGAGTTCGAagataataatcaattattacATTTCGGTCAGCGAACATTGGCTCTGaacatactttattttgttattgatgTACTCGACGcatgttaaagctgcattctcacagatttaccattttgaaacttttttatttttttgtcttagaaagggcaaatttttgcgtaagtatctgcaaaccaatgatataagactgccaTTACTATCTGtttgagaaaaatgcataaaacatcattttttgaactttgaaatataaaaataaccgatctatttttgtcagttggcttatataactggtttgcaaaaaaaatggctcgttccaagacaaaaaaaataaagatgttgtCTAAACGTTGATGGTATTGGGTAAAAGAGTTGGTCACAAGGTcgaatattacaatgaaaaaatattttaacactctcatttttgaacttaaatataaacatctgcgatcttatttttgtcaggagtcttatataattgttttccatgaattttcgcaaaagttggctcgttcaaagacaaaaaatataaaagttgtcaaaatgttcaatttgtgagagtgcagctttaaagtggtGATGCAgcttttaaaatagtttacagtTTTATCTTGTTTACTTGTACAATACATTAGTTAACCTTATCTTTTGTCCGAGGAGATGGCTATATACTTTTGtctatacatttatttcagtaaattagTAGTCAGTCGTTATTAATTCTAATCGGGTGAATCGGTAAATATAAAACAGTGCCAAGTTAGTGGGTAGTTTACTTATGTATATGTAGACcacttaaaatttaaagataGATAGTATACGTACTTGCAAGAAATAAATGGTTTTGTGGCTGCGACGCATCAACCCCGGAAGAGCGCGAAGCatctgataaaacaaatatccgACAATTGTAGTGGTTTATCGTTGATTTCTGTTTGATGTTAAACATAGTCTGCTCGATATTAATGAGTAcggtgtttttgtttattattaagaCTATTCAACAACTATATTATTTCAATGCCTCATGAATACAATGCATCGCCATAGGCCACCATTTTATGCCATGAGGCTGCTAAAGGTCAACTCACAAAACTTGTcttgatttataaaaataaatcgtGAACGTTGAATGGTTTGGTGGGAATAAATCCCTATTTGAAAggaattgtttatttacattccGTACTTAAACATACAggtattttaatacattaatggCTGCTTCAAAGGTAAAGCACGCGATATTAAGGGAAGTGACTACAATTGTTTATTAGACGCGACCACGTCTATGGGAATATACGTTTGCATTATCCAATGGACAGGTGTTAATGGATTACTTATAGATTGTGGGAAAAGTAAGCACTTACAAATGAGAACACATTTCaacttttcttaaacaatgTTGTAGAGAAACCGCAATTAGATTAAACACCGATAAGAAAAGCATTATAACGAAATGAGAGACAAGCGGCTATAgcgaaaatcaacaaaatggTTTGCTTCTCTTCCTTGTGACTGGTCGCCGGTCGGACGTAGTGGTTATCTCCCTATGTCATGTTAAAGCACTGTGCTTGAAAATCGCTTCATATTTACGCACATACTTGAGTAACTCTGACGATTAGAATAACAGGATACATGTATAGCGCTAAGtgtaatatataatacttaCAACCCGTGTATACAATTCttatatgcacatgtattagACCTTTGTTATAATGACCAGAATATATAACTGCTTTATACAGCGCAATGCTAAGATTACCGAAAAGGGCTAACATTAGGCGAGTACGCACCTGACAGCGATCTTATATGTATACAGCATTTTCCGCATATTCTCATAAACTGTCGCTTATTTcgatcaatcataagaacaatAAAATCCATGTTTTCTTTTCGCTCAGATTCGCATCTAAACTTATTTAGCCGCGTCTTTGATGGCTTGCGTCAAAATTCGTCTTGAATAAATGAAGTTCTTAATTCTCTGGGGTGTGTAATGAATTCCACTAGGGCAGGAAGCCTACACCAGAATCACGAATGTAGCCTGAACTCTTACAAACCAAATGTGATTTTCATGCAGGGGCTGGCATCAAACAGGCCAGGAGGCTCGAATCAAACTTTCATAAACATCTGCATATTATATTTAGATCGACTGAACAGTTTCtagatataaaatacaaaatagaaaCACATTAAAAGTAACAACTGAATAGTACCGTTTCTTTCCTTATTTGGCCTCTGTTGCTAGTGCATGTTTGTAACATGGCTAACCCATACCTGGAACGaatcacttttttaaaaagtgcgCCTATCAAAGGTATATCAGAATGCTTAAGTGCATTAATCActatatattgcttttattcAAAAGATCTTTTCATTGAAGAATGCAGAGCATTTTTGTATTtacctaaatatggaaatagacaataaaacatattgatttaatGTCTCCGAAGGAGAGTAAATTTAAATCGTAAAATCCTTCCGTCCGTTGATAAGTTCGTCCGTGAGTCCGCCCGTTTGCTTAAACAGTATGATTGGTCGTGCCCGAGCCGTAATGTGTTATATAaggagggattttaaaattgattggCACATGTGATCTGTACGTAAACGTgatgtgtcgtgtgcaagaccaaCGTCCTTATACCACATACGTGGATTGCACTGAGGGGGCATTCGTCGATTAATGTGACAGCTCTTTTGGCTTCTAATCTTAGGACGTTTATTAAtgacttgtttgtttgttttaatgtccatatacaaaaaaaaacaccaaagtTAGCTGTTTTAAACAACAGTTATGTTGATGGTACAATAAACTGGTTATGTAGATGCTAATATAAACTATTACTTATTAAGGTTCATTACAGATTTTATGACACAGACAAATTATCATGTtgaatgttttgtataataaacGTTTGAAAAAATGGGTTAAACAGGGTAGGAGATTGTGTCGAAATATTATTAGGTTATTGTATGTTGTGTAAATATTACAGACGTTACGGTACGTTACATGTACGGGGGAGAACACCTGTGCATTACGTTAATGTGCCAAGTTAAATAGGAACGTGACCATTTGTATTGTTAACCTATTAATGTTTTAAGCCGAGccttgttttaaacatttctattaaaTCTACCTAGGCCTAAAGAAATTACTTTAAGTTCGGAGTACCAGGTCCAACCTACGAAATAGGCCCCGACCCTACCGTTTGTAAAGTCCgttggtatttttttgttaaaattgtgttttaacttgtattaaaaacctttaaagctgcaccctcacagattgaacgttttgacaacttttttttgtcttggaacgagccaatttttgcgaacatccatggaaacctgtgatataagactgctgacaaaaaaaatagatcgcagatttttatatttaagttcaaaaattgaatgttttatgcatttttcttaaaccgttagtaacggtttaagccataaaacataaattttggaatggaaataggaaaatctacgatctgatttttgtcagcaatcttatatcactggtttgcagatatttacgctaaaatttgctctttccaagacaaaaaataaaaaaaaaagttgtaaaaatggtatatctgtgagagtgcagctttaaatatgtatacagAACGCTACTATAGCACCATTCCCCAAAGATGACAATAACGGTCTTACATAAAGCCTGATAATAGAAAATTGCAAGCCGGTATAGTCTTTATACATGTTTCATGCAGTAGATGCCTTTAAATCCAACCATCACTTATACCATAAACAATTCAGCATTGTATAGGGTtaagacaaataaagaatgttaaTGTCTcgattgtttaacatttatagTATATTGCTTCAATGTTGTtgtgggatttttttttcaaaataatcgaCGAATAATGAACTAATTTATTCGTTCTTAAACTAATGCAATTGTATTGCCTTTCTACATTCATATCATTCAATTCTTTGTCATGGCAAAGCAGGCTAGACAGTAAAATAGTATTCCTTAACAGTTCAGAAAACATGCCGCACTTAAAGTTCCTTTCATATTATGTCACCTGTAGCGAATGTGACTGTATCTTCTGTACTGGGAGGATAATACATCTATGGTGTACCAAGTGCATCAATGGCTTTAAAAATTTTTTAATTCGTTATGCTCTTTTTTACTTTTCCGCTTCGTTCTATTCAATAAACACGTTCTCCACTCCATTGCGTGCAGTGGACATTGAACTTCTATTTATTATCTGTTTTGTACACAAGTGTTTAGCAGAATTTAGCATTCATTAAATATaagttgaaaaacatttaaaggaaaGCCGTCCATTTACGCATTGGATAGTGACCTTATTTCGGAGTTTTCGGGGCTTAAAAGTGTTATTATTATGCGGTACACATGAGCCCCAATTAAGCATTTTTTGTACGTGATTctcaaaattgttttcaaaatatttgtttacgcAGGATTCGGGTTAAAAATGAAAGGTTTTGTGTTACGCATTGGGGGAGTGGGTAACACTTTACTTGTCATTTGAGCTATTTTCCAACCATTTGGGAAAAACGTGTGTACCAAAGTATGACTAGTTAATTAAagttaaattgtaaaattgatttttcataatattaGTTTTTAATCGTGGTTGGCTACAGCAACAATATCAACATCGTCCTAATCGTTTTcgttgttataaatattaaaccagTAAATAGCACCGTTTATAAGGATATTCCTGCAGCTTCAACTCCTTTTCAAAAgcctgatgatgatgatgatgatgatgatgatgatgatgatgatgatgatgatgatgatgatgatgatgatgatgatgatgatggatggatgatgatgatgatgatgatgatgatgatgatgatgaatgatgatgatgatgatgatgatgatgatgatgatgatgatgatgatgatgatgatgatgatgacgacgacgactaTTCTAAAACCTGTGACAAATAATAACCCGTTTTAAAATGTCACCATTGGGTCACTAACTGTCGAAAACCCGGTCACTAGGCCAATTGCAAGCCATTGAAATTCATTTGACACTCTTAAGGCTGCATATTGAAATTGGGCAAGAATGATGATCTCGGTAAAATCTTGGGCCTGAGGCACCAAAGACCAACAACTACATCCTATGGTCAAATTATTGGCACTTAAGAGGCCATTCTTTGAtccaatattttggaaatactAGAAATGTCAAATTTACTATCCAATCGTCACGAAACTTGGTATGAGTTTGGGACTGTATAGAGCTTGAAGTTTGAAACTGTGTTGTTTGAAATGACAGCAGgacttattttcaaaaatataatttaactgCAGCAGCACCCGTAAGCACATTAGAAAAAAGGTTTATGATGCTTTTCCATGCTGCGTGCTCGAGTTCGGATCTTTTCATTCGTATCGgcaacatattatttatattgtttctgCATACCTATAACTTTTAATTTGGTACCAATTTGACATTGAAGCACTGGGCTAATACATTGCACTGAACAGCACGTGTATCCTTGTTTGCTGACGCCCTCTAAAACCGTCGCGCTTTCGGAAagttcaaattattttgaaatgatgcattttttcaaatctgtattatttgattttggTATCCAATAAGTcaaattgcattaaatatacagtataaatatattatacatatattaaacaaattaacatcTTCCACGGCGGTCGATTTTTCCAGCACTGTTTACAATACCGGAAGTGTTTGCGGGGTATGCTAGAACATAGTTGCATATATACCATCGCGCATAAATATGATATCCCATTTACGTCAATGAGTTCTTACGATATCCTTTTAAGTTGAATTATATGCATTAACGTATAAAATTGACATCCTGTTGCGAATGACTCATTTTCAATTAGAGTGAAAGAATTGGTCACAATACCCAATGCAAGATAAATCACGAATTTAAGACAGTTTTAATGGATTATGTTATGAAATGTTAATTAAGACATTTCAAAAAAGcaaaactaaatgaatatttagatatttctgcaaaagaaaagaaagaaataccTACTCTTTTTGAAGTGATTAAAGTTATTAACCACATATCCATCTTAATGAGTGATAACCTACTATCATGTGTGCTTCTGTTGTAAGAATTAGTGTATGGTTAACGTTTTACTATCTTCGTCATTGTAACCACAACAACCAcaataaatgtgaaataattatgtatattgataaacaTGCCCGCTAGATGCACATCACGAAAACAACAGGGCTACAGTTGAAATGAATTGAGGCATACGTCTTTCTTTTGATGGAGGTATGCGtgcattttgacaaaaagaaGGTATGTATTAAGGGAGTAAGTTCTAATGCCAATGTTAACTGAAGGTTAGTTTTGAACGTAGGATGCGGCAGCATGATACTAGAAACATGAATTAAGTGATGACTGATTGAGTTTCCTATCATTGATCATTGTCAAACAACATTGTCAGCATGTTACTTGCAAGgagttttgtgatttttatacTTTACCGAACCAAAAGTTTCAAGAGGGATATCTGTTTTTGGCGATGTACGTCCGTCTTTCATTCTGGTCATCCGTCACTTTTATTTCTGTGAAGAAACATCTTGGTAGGGATTGATCAGAATGTTTACCTTGATGAGGTATCTGCTTGTAATAGTTTGATCAAGACCTAAGTCACTatgtcaaatctttgaaaacgttttcaaaaacattacatttgGTCCAATGTTCATCAAATTTAATCAGAATATTTCctttgatgaactcttggacaaATTCATAATAGGGTCAACATTTAACCTTATGCAGTTGGTAAAACAACCGTGGGCATTTTTATCATTCCACTCTTATTTGTGCTCATGAGGTATATTTATTGTACGATCGATCGAATTGTTTTTAATCGAGCACATATATAATGTTATCTAAGAAATCTGCACTTTTGCTaattaagcattattttttttcagcagaGTTTGATCAGAGTTTGCTAATTGGGTTGTGTACGAACTTATATgctatatacaatatacattgcAATTACTAACCAAGTCGGTCATTCTTGTTTACGTTTGCTAACAATAGCTACAGGATCGAGGTGTCTTGGTTATATTAGAAATtgatcattcggaactcctcggccatttttttttcaaaaacaacctcggatgtatgcaggtacatcagttaaagtagtttgtaaaattttgaattatatcattaattaaatctaatgttttagagttgtatttattgatctaagtttaaattgattgccattgaattgtattattgcaaacataattaagaatcccaagagttaagttaCAACTCCtaaatgaaattactacgcgatctacttgcagcggacttacaCGTACCACTTTTtcagtatgtaaaccgtccaaatacatccgaggttgttttcgattaaatggctgaggagctccgaatggaaATTGATATGTTGAAGAGGTGGAGATGAATTGGGGTACACTAAATGGTTGAGATGTCCCAATACCATGTCgacattgttattattgtgGACAAGGGGAGGGGTCAAGGgcatatcaatatcaatataaatatattatgtttattaaacaaaggTCATTTTGTCACATGGAAATAAATGAGAAACATTTCAGCCAGACAAACATAACTATTCCATTCTTTATAAACAACGATCACAATTTTGTGTTTTCTTCTTGTCCGTCAAACGCCTGATTTACAATGGCTTCTTTTGGGCTGTATTCTATTTCCTCACTGCAATAGTAATAATTCAACAAAGTTGACCAAAATGGTCATTTACTCTATTAAATGAGTATGGCTTGATGGCAACCCCTGAGCAGAAATATTTccgaaaaaaaaagttcttataagttttacaattttcaagAATGGCTCCTGTAGAATCTAAGCATAAATATTATAGAGGATAGTTGTTGGTTTCAGTTTAAGATTGCAAGATTGCAccaattgatattttcactgcttgGAAgagtaaaatgtcaattttatttcactaacAAATCTATATAATTCATCGGAAAGTATATAATGAAATtgtaacatttatgttttcgtaagtgaaaataattatatgtatgtgGAGGTCTTGAAAATATGCAATGAATACTTTTACCGACCTTCCAAACTTTATCCCCTGCTCGATGGTTTCCGGGAGCTTACGGCCGCGTGTTTCCGGTAGATACAACGCCAGAATACCGGCCGTCAGGGACAGGGCACCAAACACTATCTGCGGAAGTGCATGTCCGAAACTTCCGCCCACCAACCGATCCTGTCAGAAATGTTGTAAACGAtaattcagtgtgtgtatacaaagtgataacaagaaagaccattgatgcaaagcatcaaagggcgccgtttaatagtttatgcacttgttatatgttgaaaaacaaggaatgtcaaggctaacaagcatattatggtgcattgaaccgcatctatgaaattctcaaaatatttgtagtattctgcatgacaacataggcaaaagcattgaaattgaagattttcaagttgaacatttcattaggggtggggtacatttatgaacacgacagaattagggtgcttgtgcactatacttttgtcattgccacatacccatataccaagttctatttcaataccataagtagttttaaagtaatgctctggtcaagaaaaagcggcaaagggcaataattatgtaattagcttaaaaaaacagctatagtcattgtacactgcacttcctctcgttgtgctaaataccattgaatgatgtttaatgaaattccaaaaaagtagttttctagttacGCTCCGGACAGGAGaagatacaaagggaataactcttgcaatacgctgaaatagagttattgttcatgtacactgcagttctaatcatatagggggagggggcaacgtcaccatgctggaatgacaacttgtagggaagaataagtgatatgaaataacaatttaacaatttgtgtagtactttaataaacattatcatttcgtccgaaagttgcaaacataaatagaaaataattattgaactgtaaagttgcaaacataaatagaacataattattgaactgttatataaaaagtgaacactgtttactagatgaaatgcatttaaaacataacatgccttgtttttagctgtttaataatactaaaatgtaatgtaaaattgcattaaaatctagtcaatggagttattatgttaactttttCATCtacatagtaaagaagagttgaaaatggatgtttttagttgatattaacacaaaaacagcatgtgtcttattggacaatggcatttttttcaaatatgataacaataacgcattcaaactgaatatgtatcagactatgtatgaaaaaaataatactgtttctatttttcacaaaggttttgaaatacaacaatgcacatataagcataaataggccaaatatgcaacaaaaataatagtaaacaatgtgtgaaagtgatactgaacacttaaaacaatttcgttgtgcattaaatgaatatataccagaaaagcaatactaaatcaagtccaaaatgtataataacatgaagaacacccctttataaatatcttcataacaaatcagagtacatgtaaacaataatcatttatatcattagtatcaaatgtgtctagtttaaagtgtgttttcatttgcattaaattacattgtaatatataccagaaaagcaattataaaaatccttaaatgtataaaaaactgAAGACTATACAGAATAACACCCacttatgaatatctccaaaacaaatcagaggtcacctatatataaaacaataatcaatcatataattagtatcaaatgtgtctaggttttgtgtgtctgttcattatctttaaatgagcatctttaaagtgaaactcttatttgaaatcaatacatataattgtatttataacacacatcaaattgaatgaaactacttactaaataatgcatttactgaaatatcgtttactgataacaagcttgtcaccctgtttataatagcagaaagcatgacaaatattaaatgattggtgatcacgaaaagatttactgtggtctactttagtatcacaaggcagaaataccatgttttatgtttattcttattaattagcaaattgaactcaagatccttcattagaaacattgttgttgacatctatcaacccattttgaaaaatgaaaacaataatattaattatcataagtcttatttgggagtaagagtgcatctttaaaaatagtgtgtgtgtgttttcacttaaatatgtaacaattcaatttgacaaatgagacaaaagttaggaaatagaagtagtaattgtacataatacaaaacaacaacaaaaattgacaaagctcaatataacaggaaatctatatgaaaacacaaatccttaaaggccataattatttaaactgaattaaggtataagtaatacacacttttataaagcttttaccgacaacatagttattatcatggtacactatgggacttttatccaaattttgaagatttttaatgtaaattaaaaatattttgcctatatttgatttttcttcacattttcagagattatgaaataaaaacaaaagtttctggtaaaataaacttcagttaacagaaaaataaagttcaaccgaacatattattgatacacttggaaaaaaatcattttgattgatcttgtgagtcttcggaacagaacagtatttcgatgtttgaaaatatatagcagttttataaattcataaaaaatagttaataacaagacaacctgctgaaatccttttaaatattttctatgatgtctaatgaacaatttaaaagacaatttttgatagtttaccgttcagttttgaaggaaatatacataatgtcatgtaaatatacatttttataactaataaaatgcttaaaaatcaaccttgttcttgtaaaaagcttaattggacttattcataaaatgtaatcattcaaataaatgaattctacttgtgatactaactcagaattcagatttaaaaac
Above is a genomic segment from Mya arenaria isolate MELC-2E11 chromosome 2, ASM2691426v1 containing:
- the LOC128244207 gene encoding putative DMBT1-like protein isoform X2 gives rise to the protein MAIRIGMVILIVINYKASATAVRGNNFIMYDMCMDSVNYGSVFHTADKIDSVLVCAVQCGSKDCLSFTYDNQTKNCSLNTDVSKVVEVCSFNIKYVEKYVPASCTTGINNVRLCNTDGKMSGRVEVFVDGEWGTVCDDSWDNLDATVVCKMLGYNTGVVRLEAFFGQGNGSILLDDVDCGGFEDSIFQCPHPGIGIQNCQHSEDAGVECS